cagtatatTCCTTGAAACAATATATTCATTGAAAAATGAACTGAACATTTGAAACAGACATTGAGGAGTGAACTGTTGTGTTGAAAGCTTTTCCTCGGGGAAGACTGTTTTGACAAAAATGGGTATCTCTGGTTTTCCAACCAGATGTGTCAGGATAGCAGggagaagaagaacaaaatccCTATCTGACATCAAACCCAAAACACCATGTTCACCCCAGACCCTCCACAGGTACCATCCTCCTGTTTAAAAGGGACAGCAATGTTTTGTAGCAACACTGGGCAGTGCCCAAGGCAAAGAAGGGACAAAGACTAAAAGCTCCAGCAGGACACATGATTCAGGCAGCCTTTGCATTACTTGCCCTGGAAAATAACCACTGTAAGAAGTGCTGGAAGGTGGAAAGAGAGGGAGATGGCTTTGCTCCTGTCTTCCCTTGTGCCAGAAGTAACCCCATCAGCAAGTCCATCCAGTTGCGTAGCATTACTGAAGACTTCAGTAGCGTTCTCCACCTCTTCAGGAAGGCCCATCTGAAGCAAGAGTTTAGAAATAAGGCTGTTGAACCTGCTCTCTGTGGTAGAGAAAGGCTCGCCACTTGGGGTTGGGCTGTCAGATGTGACATTTAGCTCCACGGGGTCAAGACAGTAACCTTCTGGTGATCTATCGTAGAGCACATCCATTAGGTCAATCCCTGCTACAGAGGACGGGGAGGCACAGGGAATGTCCCTGACAAGTCTGTAGTTCTCCATCCACTCCTTCAGCCATTCAATGCGGCAATCGCACTCCCAGGGGTTGCGGAAGAGGTACAACCGCCCCAGGAAGTACACAGGCTGGAAGACAGAGAAGGGCAAGGTCGTCAGGTTGTTGCTGTTCAAGTGCAAGGAGACCAGGCTGGTGAGGTTCTCAAAAGCCCCCTCCTCAATGTAGTTGATCCTGTTGCGGTCCAGATAGAGGACCTCCAGCTCCACCAGGTCCCTGAACCAAGTGTTGGAAACGTTCCTGAGGAAATTCCCCCCTAGGTTGAGCATTTTCAGGCACCTCAGGCCATCAAAGGAATTTTCTGGAAGCTCGCTGATCAAATTGTCATTCAGGTACAGGTACTCCATCTTTCGGCAGCCCTGAAAAGCTCGCTCATGAACAACATTTATCCTGTTGTCTTGCAGATTCAGATATTTCAGCCTGGTCAGGCCCTGCAGGGAGTTGTAGGCTACCGCTTCGATCCTGTTTCTCTCCAGGTAGACATGGGTCAGATTCTCCATGCCCCTGATGGCACCTGGGATCCTTCGGAAGTTGttctggaagcagaaaagcTCCTGCAGAGAGGGCAGCTCAATGAAGATCCTGTCTGGGATGTTGAAGAGGTTGCAGTCCGCCAGGTCCAACTTGACCAGCCGCCTGAGAGCAGTGAATGTCCGTGTGTGCAGGTAGCGGATGTATTCGTTGTGGGCCATCTTCAGCTCTGTCAGGCTGGGCAACCCTTTGAAAGCCCCCGGAGTGATGAAGGAGATATTGTTGTGGTTGAGGGACAGTGATTTAAGGGAAGGCAAAGTACCGAAGGCTCTCTCAGAGAGGAACTTGATGCTGTTTTTGTCCAGGTTAATAGAGGAAGCTTCGCAAGGGAATTCACTGGGGATCTGCCCCAGGCCGGCACGGTCAcagaggacagagcagctcCGTTCCTGGGTGCACACACAGTTGGCAGGGCAGGACCGCACGCAGGCCCACACCGCGTGGACATGGGGCACCCAAAGGATCACTGACAGCAAGGATTGTTCCGACCCCATGAAGGtgtgagaagagaaaaacaggagacATTAGCAAACATATTAGTTATGACACAAGAAGAAATATTATGCTGCCTCTGCCTCCCTTCTAGGAAGGCTAATTGTCACATGGTATTTGTATGCCTGTGCTAAGAAGCCCTTGTGAACAATTCCTAGGAATCTGCTGGTGTTTATAGACCCTCTGGGAAAGCCTGAGTTTCCTACTGCATCCTTTCTGTGGAATTTCTTTCCCTAAGAGGGGAAATCATCCAGCCTGattggagcaggttgcccagagtggcTGTGGAGTGTCCTCCATAGAAAACTTCAGAAGCCACATGGACATGGTCCTGGCCACCCTGATCTGGATGTCACTGCTGGAATGAGGGTTGGGCCACATGGACTCAGCATTCCCATGCTTGGTCTTAGCAAGCTGGTGGGGATAGAGCTTGGCCACAGGGCCTGCAGAGATACTTTGAAGGACAGTAactgtggggctgcagtgtTTCTGGGTGGAGAACAGAGGAGGGCAGTAAGTGTATGCTAttgatctggacaggctggatcactggactgaggccaatgggatgaagttcaacaacgCCAAGTGATggatcctgcactttggtcacaacaacctcAGGCAACTCTACAGGTCTGAGACAGATGGACGGAAGACTGTATAGAGGAAACAGACCTGGAGGTATTGTTCAGTGTTCagctgagccagcagtgtgcccaggtgaccaagaaggccaatggtatcctggcttgtatcagaaatagtgttgccagcaggtgCAGGGAAGTGATCGTCCCTCTGCAcgcagctctggtgaggccacaccttgaatactgtgctcagttttgggcccctcactgcaggaAAGACATTGCAGCTCtagcaatgaagctgtgagtggtctggagaacaagtcttatggggagcagctgagggaactgggattgttccATCTTCcattggagaagaggaagcttaAGAgagagaccttatcactctctacagccacctgaaaggaggctgtggtgagatgAAGGTCgacctcttctcccatgtaactagagATGGAacgagagggaatggcctcaagttgcaccaggggaatGGTTTTGCCAGTTCTTAAGACAGCCACCATAGTGTCATGGGTTTGGTGGGAGGAGACACTTCCAGTCATTTTATCAGTCTGCCACCTGAGTGATGTGTGGTTTCTTGTCAAGTTAGTCCCAAGCAGGTGGATGTCCAAGAATGTAAAAGCTGTTGGGGATAAATCAGAGAAGAATGAAGGGAACGAGTTCCAGCATAGGCTGGAACTTCTTGTGGAAACTCCTAGCAGCAAGATGACAAAATAACAAACTCATTAGAGCCAGAACTGAATACTACAGATCTGGATTTGTAACCTCTCTCAAAGGCATATCTTACCTGCTTCTCACCCAAATGGtggtttttctgctgctgttcgTTGCCCCTCACAGAAGTTAAATCctttcatgtatttttccaCTGGAAATAATATCATCTTTTCCATTAACCACCTTTATTAACAGCATTGTAAGGACCACATGAGCACTGATGTGTTCCTGGCTAGTCCCAGGGGCCAAAGGGCAAGGAAGGGGCTTCTCCCCATTCTCTGTCTTACTGTCTGAGGGAGGCTCCCAGCAGCTGGACCACCTCTCCCTGCTACCATACATTGAAGTGATGGCCCACTACATCTGCACTGTTTGTTCCTTATTGAGCTGTGTTCCTGATTAAGAGACATTTGTGAGGTGCTGTGCAAGGAAGGATCACTTTCAGCAAGCATCCATTTGTTATTTTCACAGTACCCAAGGTTCCACTGCACAGATCAAATGGCAATGTGAGCAACAATTGCTCTGCCTTTCATCCTTTTGGAAAGCAACACACATAGTATGGTTTGCAGTGCCTGAAGTTTCTTCACCTAGGAGCAGGTGCCCATTGGCACCAACCCAGCAGCCTCTCCACCCACGTCAGCCCAAATTGTCCCTTGGTCACTGGGCTGGAAGGCAGATTGAGGTAAATAGAGGGTGCATCCCAGAAGGACTTCGGCTCTGGCTTCTGTTGGAATGAGGTCCCACCAAGCCTGGCCATGCTATGCTGACTGGAGAATTAGCAAAAAGGacattcaaaaagaaacagggaAGGACTTGGAGAGGTAAGAAGGATTTTATGCAATCTGACATTTCTTCATATTCTATTCCCCTTTTTTCCTAAACCCTTCTACTGACTTTAACAGGGCACTGGGTAGGCGGTGGATGAGGATCCAAGGGACAAGTGTGGGGACAAGGCACTGGCCTCAgttgtttctgtctttgcacAGGAGCTGTTTCTTTTGCTCCCCTCTTCACTGTTCCTCATCACTGTGTGCAAACAGGGGCATATGTTATTTTTTTGATGCTGTTACATAAACTGAGGTTCAGCCAGATTAAGGATTTGCCTGTTCCCAAATGTTTGGCTGCAGGTGGCTGTCTGGAAACATCTGATGGAAGTACTGTTGCTGGAACAAGAGCCTCGCATGGGTTCAGGATGACATCCACGGGGACATATGTGCATAGGTTGCCCCATATGTGAGACTGTCCCAAGCAAGCTCAGCATTCAGCTACATCTACTCCAACCTTGGTCCCATCCATGGCCTTTGGAGCAAACCAcccccagcagctgtgtgcactgtgtgctgtgtagaaatcccctccttcccctccctgcctgctctctgATCTCTTGATTAAAGGAGATGTCTGCACCCAAACCATTTCCTGCATGTTCTCCTTAGGCACAAAGTTTTTTAGAGCCAAATTTATGTCTTCTGCTAGTGGCATTTCACAGCACACATCTAAGAAAGATCTACAAGTGTAACTGTGCTGCGCAGTACATGGAAAGCAAATGCCTGAGGAGCAGCCAACTGGAAAACATCCCCCAGGCAACAGGAGTTCAGAGGAGCCCCTCAGCACCTTTGTTgcattctccttttttctcatGCAAAGGAGGTGTTCCCAAATCCCCCCTGCTGCGATCACAGGAAAGCAGTCTCACCCGGACAGTCAGATCTCCTCTCACCATGAAACATGCATCTCCTCTCAGCATGAAACATCCCACCTTGCCATCCTTagtccttccctcccccccacaaTGGATGCTCTTGGCTTTTAACACTGTCAGACAGAGCGGCAGCTGATGATACCCTCAACTCATTGACACAGCATGAGGATAAGATGTGTGTACCTTAATTCAGCATTAATGTAACAAATATTAGCGAGATTAAGGAATAGAAAAATTCCATGCAGGGATGATCTCTTTTGCTTTACTATAATTTGAAAGaatgagagatggaaaaagtgTTTGCCAGAGATTTCAGAAGAGGGAAGAGGCAATGCTTGCAGTAATTCCATATCTAACCTACAGAACAATCCATTCAACCCACTACTGGGTAATGCAGAATAAGAGTGCTACTCACCATTTAAAATGACGACAAACATTACCTTGATTATTCACTAGTGGCATTTCAGGTCTGGCAAGCAAACTTGGGGGATCTAAAAGCACACGGGAAAAGCAGAGACAGGTTTCACCCTCTTGTTTGCCTGCATCATTTTCCCATTGCCAGGTCTATATTTACAAAGAAGACTGAGGAAGACGATCCTCTTGCGCGCGGTTTTTGAAGGTCCCCAGAACTCCACACGTCCCTGCTGGGTGCCTTCCTTCCACCATCCACCTTCTCAGCCAACCCTGcaggttttccttccttccagctgtgctgacggtgctgtgctcctggctgAGGTGGGGAGAGATGACCAACGGTCAGGGACTGGCCACCTTCCCGGGCAACAGGTCATCACACTGAGCAGCCAAAGCTACAATTCCCAACAGAAAGCACCTAGAGACATGGCTTACCTGGCTGGGCAGTGGCTgtgctctccctcctgctcacAGGGATGCCATTAGCTGCATTCTGCCTCTGGGAAGCTggcattttttatatattttttttcttacaagcTATCATTTAATGGCAGGAAAATCCTCGATATCAGAGGGAGATTAGTGGAGATGGAAGAACATGTCCATCCCCTAAAGctccaaaagcaaaacaggGATTGCAGGCAATCCAAACTGCCGCTTTCTCCCCCTGCCAATCcaccatcagaaaaaaattaagccCAGAACTGAACTGCTGCCATTCAAACAGCATTAACGAAAGCCATTACTCCACTGCCTATTAGATAATGGCTGAGGAGGTGGGGGCAGAGGGCGCAGCCTAAACGTGATTATATTTGGGGACAAGCACAGGCTTATGGCTGCAGTTAATTGAGCTTTCCAAATAGGATGCCAATAAGCTTTGATCCTAAAGGACGAGGAGacaacagcagctctgggaaaaAGGACTGCAAACACAGAGAGCTTGTGTGGTGGGTAAGGCCCTCAAAATAATGAGCACTGCACTGTCTGAAAGACAGTTTTGCTTGTGATGCTACAGCTGCCGCGTGGAAATCACGAGGCCGGGTCCAGTATGTGGAGACTCTGCATTCGGGATGTGAATTGCTTCTTAAAGCCTTTTCTGACAGAATGATGATGGTCTCTGTGGAGAGAGGGAGCTGATTGAGTGAGTTATCTCAGCCCTCCATGCCTCAGGTAATTGCACTCACCATGTCAGAGGGAAAATGGCTCTACGCTTTATTTCTAAGTGAAAAGCTTCTTTTCGCAGCCCCCTTAGGAAATGGAATACCTGACGAATTTATGCTCAGTGCAGCAGGAAAGCTTCACTCCAGCAGCCACGTTCGGGGGCGATGGAGGCAGGATGTGCCTGTTGCAATGTCAGCAGCCTCAACcctgacagcagtgctgcagaagctgcctccagcagggctcagctctgtgctATCCACCCGCACAAGCCCTCCTGTGGTCCCTTCTCAAccacagcactgagaagatGCCTCGGCACAATGCGCAGTGGGGAGGCTGTCGGGGGGGGTGGCACTGAGATCACCTTTTCTGGGAAATACCCAtctgtgggcagccagctggCTGGGGAGTTTCATTCTGCAGGCACCTCggggagaaggctgcaggaacACTGAGCTCTTCTGCCAGCCCCCGCAACACCAGCTTCACGTTCTGATCGTCCCGGGGGCCGAAATGAGATGGCAACGTGAGAAAGCGGTTCAGTGGGGAGAAGTTTCAGTCCTCTTATGTAGAAAAGCTGCAATTCTGAATGGCAGATAAAAGAAACTCgtgcttggttttattttaaaaaaaaaaaaaagcaatatctCCAGCAGCCTCTGTCAATGTCCACACTTCACTGCTGGGTGCACACAGCACCCTCCAAGCCCTGGAGAGCATGGCAGACCAAAGCACTGCCCATTATGAGGCCTCACGTTCACCATGCTGGCCTGGGCTTCCACATCACAGGTCACATTGCACCCCCACTGCTTGCATCCCCACATCAGCATTGCATGCTGCCCAAGCATGAGCTGTCATAGTGAAACTAATCTAGGTGAAAAATAAGAGGTTTTTTTCAATTCTGGGCTGGTCTTAACAGGGACGATTTCCCTATCTGCATATGAGGCTGCCTCCCATTGAAGTTACTGAGAAACATCAGCCTAGCTGTGTGCCAGCAGGTCCCAGAAAATCCTGTATGCTGCAGCCAGAAGAGCAGATTTTCCTATCTTTCTGCTGCACCAGGAGGGCCAAGAAGCGAAGCCTGTGAAACAGCAGGAGGAGAGGGTCAGGGTGGGCACCAGCTCTCAGATCTGGATCTAAGAGCCCAGTCCTGCACCATGGCCAAActttgcagcaggagcagagaccTGAAAGTGcaaaaccagcagcagaagTGTCATCTGAAAGGGAACACCACATTCTAGGTTTAACTTTGGGGACAAATGGCTGCTGGTGAAACCTGAACTGGGGCTGAGTTACCTTGTCATCTTCCCCTTGCTCTCACTTCTGCCTtggagcagctgctgttcaCAGCACAGACCCACAGACATGGGGTCACTTCTGTCCAGTGTAACAAGCCCAGAGCTGCCTCATCCTGCTCACCTAGCACTGTGCTTTCCATGGGCTGCTGGCAATGGCTACTTTCAGTTCCTTGTTATCTGGTGGAAATGCGGCACAGTTCCCTCACAGCTGATGAGTCAGTAAATAGAGTTGCTTCCACAGCCATGCAAATGTCTTTTGAAATAGCCACTCTACAGCAAACTCATGGCACCACATAGGTTGTTCAAGCCAACAGCCCTGCCAGGCCTCACCAGACAGGTTATTTGCCTCCTGGTCATTCACATCCCCCACGAAGGGGACAGGAACGGTGCCACCTTCTCCCCCTTGCACAGAATAAATACTTCAATAACATAATGATCAGAAGGTTTagagcagttttttttcttgcagatgaTCTGGAAGATTCGTTAAATGAACTTATTGTACTTTGTCAAGCGCATaatcaaaatggaaatgcattcaTTCACCGAATAATCAAGCCCACATCAACGACTTggctgaaaacacagcaggagaGCCTGTTAAAGGCTGTTTGTTGTGGCCGAGTCCTCCCTCAGGCTAACAGGTTTCAACACAAGCAGCCATGCACATGCCTTCCACCCCTCCTAGCAAAGGCCAGGCAGGAGGAAGCCTGTACAGAGGAAACATGGGCACTGTGCAAGGGACAAACAAACTCGGGCAACCTAAATTTGTCCAAATGGAAGAAGAAGAGCAATGGCTTTTTCTTAAACACCAAGCCAATGGTGACAAAGGAAGCAATGCCCACACAATGAGTGCTGCTGCACTCTTGGCTGAGATCAGTGCCAGGTCTTCAGCCTTGCAACCGGCAAAAAGACAGCTCAACTCCCACAAActcaacagcagcaaagctgcagttGGTCAGTCACTTCACCCCTTCTAGGTTGTACTGAGCTACCCACTGAGGCTGTGCACGTTGCATCGAGTTTGCTTGATCCTGATAAGAGCGGGGAGAAGCCGTGATAGCATTAGCTGCACTTTAGCAACAAGTGCATTGCAACAAGTTGCTTGAGCTACCGTGCCTGGTTTGAGTTATAAATAAGAACATATGCTGTGTATGGTGGGAAGCAGAAAACCAATGAGGTAAACACCACACATACAAGGCAGGGGAAGGTTGAGGTTGCTCTGCAACCTCAACAACTCAACAGTGCTCAAGCTGAGCTGTAGGAAAGGTGAAGGAGGGCTAAACATGcggcattaaaaataaatcacactgGGGTTCTGCAAGACTCATCAgctctaaaaaacaaacaaacaaatattggTTCTACTAAGAATTTCTTGCTATGGCTCTTAGTTCCTTTTGATTTCAGCAGAGCTTTCGCACTTCTCCTCCAAGAAGCTGTGTTGGGGATTCACGTTTAGCATGTTCAGGTGTGGGATGGGGAAGTGGCACTGTTTGTAACTacacagggctgtgcctgcCTTCACCCTGATACCCCACAGTGCCCAAAAAGAAGCATGGCAGATTGAAAGACCACCAAAGGCCACCAAAAGCCATTGTCTTCTTGTCTCAGCTTCTATGGCACAGACGGGTGGAGGAAATAGGGACAGACACATTTTGCAGtatctgttgtgacaggacaagggggaagtggttttaaactaaaagaggggagatttagattggaaataaggaagaacattttttctagatgaggcactggcacaggttgcccagagaggtgatggatgccccatctgtggagacacccaaggtcaggctggacggggctctgggcaaaaCCTGATGGAgatgtaggtgtccctgttcattggaGGGAagctggaccagatggcctttagggGTACATTCCAACTgaaacgattctatgattctaggggGGAACTTGCTCCTTGTCCTGGCTTGTCACCTCGGACCAACTCACATCTAGGAAGCCATTTAATCAATTTCTCATGCTCCCACACACCTCCTAAACTCATAATTTTTCCCCTTGCCCACTAGGCTGCTGGCAGGACACCTTTCCTGCTCACATCTGGCATGTCCCCAGTGCACAGCTCCCGCCATACATCCCTCCACCCTGCAGGGCACCCAAAACACATCCTCACTCTCCTTGCTACCCAGTGAatactgccagcagctgcctaGGTGCATTTGGGAACAGCAttctgcacacagtgctgtcagAGCAATGGGCTCACGAGTGTGGGATAGGAAAGTGAGAGAGGAAATCAATCTGCATTTCCTGCAGGCCTCCACCTGAAGGGTTGGGGCATCCCTTAGTTCCTGCCTGGTGCCCGAGGCACAGCAGGGTCAGCCCATGCCTGCAGAGCCTTGTCTGAGGCCCCAGCTGACAGCTTTCAGCTTCTGGGGCTTCATTCAACCCAAGTGCCATCCGGACATTACAccccaagctgcccagggctctgTGTTCCAGAGCAAACTGCAGGTCCAGGCTGCCTGTCAGAGCTCGGGTTGCTTTCATGGGAACAGCTGTA
The sequence above is a segment of the Excalfactoria chinensis isolate bCotChi1 chromosome 1, bCotChi1.hap2, whole genome shotgun sequence genome. Coding sequences within it:
- the NYX gene encoding nyctalopin, coding for MFVVILNVILWVPHVHAVWACVRSCPANCVCTQERSCSVLCDRAGLGQIPSEFPCEASSINLDKNSIKFLSERAFGTLPSLKSLSLNHNNISFITPGAFKGLPSLTELKMAHNEYIRYLHTRTFTALRRLVKLDLADCNLFNIPDRIFIELPSLQELFCFQNNFRRIPGAIRGMENLTHVYLERNRIEAVAYNSLQGLTRLKYLNLQDNRINVVHERAFQGCRKMEYLYLNDNLISELPENSFDGLRCLKMLNLGGNFLRNVSNTWFRDLVELEVLYLDRNRINYIEEGAFENLTSLVSLHLNSNNLTTLPFSVFQPVYFLGRLYLFRNPWECDCRIEWLKEWMENYRLVRDIPCASPSSVAGIDLMDVLYDRSPEGYCLDPVELNVTSDSPTPSGEPFSTTESRFNSLISKLLLQMGLPEEVENATEVFSNATQLDGLADGVTSGTREDRSKAISLSFHLPALLTVVIFQGK